From a single Phacochoerus africanus isolate WHEZ1 chromosome 11, ROS_Pafr_v1, whole genome shotgun sequence genomic region:
- the LOC125111043 gene encoding protein tyrosine phosphatase type IVA 1-like — MAPLNRPAPVEVTYRNMRFLITHNPTSATLNRFIEDLKKYGVTTIVRVCEATYDTALVEKEGIQVLDWPFDDGSSPSNQIVDDWLSLVNVKFREEPGCCIAVHCVAGLGRTPVLVALALIEGGMKNEEAVQFIRQKRRGAFNSKQLLYLEKYRSKMRLRFKDSSGHRNSCCIQ; from the coding sequence ATGGCTCCACTGAACCGCCCAGCCCCTGTTGAAGTCACATACAGGAACATGAGATTTCTTATTACACACAATCCAACCAGTGCAACCTTAAACAGGTTTATAGAGGATCTTAAGAAATACGGAGTTACCACAATAGTAAGAGTATGTGAAGCAACTTACGACACTGCTCTTGTGGAGAAAGAAGGCATCCAGGTTCTGGATTGGCCCTTTGATGATGGTTCATCACCGTCTAACCAGATCGTTGATGACTGGTTAAGTCTTGTAAATGTTAAATTTCGTGAAGAACCAGGTTGCTGCATTGCTGTTCACTGTGTTGCAGGCCTTGGGAGAACTCCAGTGCTTGTTGCCCTGGCATTAATTGAAGGTGGAATGAAAAATGAAGAGGCAGTACAGTTTATAAGACAAAAGCGGCGCGGAGCTTTTAACAGCAAGCAACTTTTGTACTTGGAGAAATATCGTTCTAAAATGCGACTGCGCTTCAAAGACTCCAGTGGTCATAGAAACAGCTGTTGCATTCAATAA